A stretch of the Vigna radiata var. radiata cultivar VC1973A chromosome 7, Vradiata_ver6, whole genome shotgun sequence genome encodes the following:
- the LOC106766860 gene encoding protein RTF2 homolog, with product MHQKSPQILVQSPDLGISVQSTTNRRTLSDVKHRLLPRSHQSFYFTLNGKPLPDETLLSRIAPLSTLSLRPRLLGGGGDGGATGAESRDCYLNMYAEKKPDKVDPHEQRLSKWHNCSLSNEPLREPCVIDKLGNIFNKEALVEALLGKKLPKEFGYIKGLKDMINIQLCSIPGSDDGAKFQCPVAGLEFNGKYRFFALKSCGHVLSARALREVKSSSCLVCHKEYADVDKIVLNGTDEEVAVLKERMEEERAKTREKKNRKVKNSDDGVSLEGTRLSGTKHRVDVKAVEKVSAKVEGKGKVANGNVGLNGAVAAAKRFKASDLAPANATKDVYASIFTSSRKTEFKETYSCRSLPLGRN from the coding sequence ATGCATCAAAAATCGCCCCAAATCCTGGTGCAGTCACCGGACCTCGGAATTTCCGTTCAATCCACTACCAATCGCAGAACCCTTTCCGATGTCAAGCACCGCCTTCTCCCCCGATCACACCAATCCTTCTACTTCACCCTCAATGGCAAGCCCCTCCCCGACGAAACCCTTCTCTCGAGAATTGCGCCTCTCTCCACCCTCTCCCTACGGCCCCGTCTCCTCGGCGGCGGTGGAGACGGCGGAGCCACCGGCGCCGAGTCCCGCGACTGCTACCTCAATATGTACGCTGAGAAGAAGCCAGATAAGGTGGACCCCCACGAACAGCGGCTCTCGAAGTGGCACAATTGCTCTCTCTCAAACGAGCCCCTGAGGGAGCCCTGCGTGATCGACAAATTGGGGAATATATTCAACAAGGAAGCGCTGGTGGAAGCTTTGCTGGGGAAGAAACTTCCTAAAGAATTCGGGTACATCAAGGGATTGAAAGACATGATCAATATTCAGCTTTGTTCGATTCCTGGATCTGATGATGGGGCAAAGTTTCAGTGCCCCGTTGCGGGGCTGGAATTCAATGGAAAATATAGGTTTTTCGCGCTGAAAAGCTGTGGGCATGTTTTGAGTGCCAGGGCTCTGAGGGAGGTTAAGTCCTCGTCGTGTTTGGTTTGTCACAAGGAGTATGCTGACGTTGATAAGATTGTGCTCAATGGGACTGATGAGGAGGTGGCGGTTCTGAAGGAGAGGATGGAGGAGGAGAGGGCTAAGACAAGGGAGAAGAAGAATCGGAAGGTTAAGAATAGTGATGATGGTGTGAGTTTGGAAGGGACTAGGTTGAGTGGTACTAAGCATCGTGTTGATGTTAAGGCTGTGGAGAAGGTTTCAGCTAAGGTGGAAGGAAAAGGGAAGGTTGCTAATGGTAATGTTGGTTTGAATGGTGCTGTTGCTGCTGCGAAGCGTTTCAAGGCTTCGGATTTGGCACCAGCGAATGCTACTAAGGATGTGTATGCGTCCATTTTCACTTCGTCTAGgaaaactgaatttaaagaAACATATTCTTGTAGGTCTCTTCCTCTTGGTAGAAACTGA
- the LOC106769568 gene encoding tRNA pseudouridine synthase A, mitochondrial isoform X1, with the protein MENPDTALTTSSLPPPPPLAADEPEPKKLKMSTTTSDDEECKTAPGTKKRYKRRKVAIFFAYCGVGYQGMQKNPGAKTIEGDLEEALYVSGAVPEHDRGIPKRYDWARSARTDKGVSAVGQVVSGRFYIDPPGFVDRLNSNLPSQIRIFGYKRVTGSFNAKKFCDRRRYVYLIPVFALDPSCHRDRETVMASLGSTNELVKCLECSERGRKVVGLVGNRKHNLELEAMDVDAGISSNRDVVLDSVVAEDVEVSLSRGDDDHLNGESGIDTKGEVLVDSTDPETGIENVIPVQDEDMPLNGESVNNSDIVEEEKMNGVDKSTGGSRFCYGEKERERFNKILNFFVGTHNFHNFTTRTKAQDPAARRYIISFNANTTVVVEGIEFVKCEVVGQSFMLHQIRKMMGLAVAIMRNCAPESLINKALQQDVNINVPTAPEVGLYLDECFFSSYNQKWKDSHEVVSMKAYEKEAEEFKMKYIYSHISSTEQKEGTVALWLHSLNHRNYPDLHVVNEEAITDNKSADPEEAISDYKTANPETDNKSADCEEAITDNNSVDPEQAITDNKSAADPEVVVTE; encoded by the exons ATGGAAAACCCAGATACAGCGCTGACAACTTCATCCCTGCCTCCACCACCTCCATTAGCTGCGGACGAGCCAGAGCCCAAGAAGCTGAAGATGTCCACCACAACTTCTGATGATGAAGAATGCAAAACTGCCCCTGGCACCAAGAAACGATACAAACGCCGTAAGGTTGCCATTTTCTTTGCTTATTGTGGTGTTGGCTATCAGGGTATGCAGAAAAACCCTGGTGCAAAGACCATTGAAGGTGACCTAGAAGAGGCCTTATATGTGTCTGGAGCTGTTCCTGAACATGATCGTGGAATTCCTAAACGATATGACTGGGCTCGCTCAGCTAGAACAGATAAAGGTGTTAGTGCTGTTGGTCAGGTTGTCTCCGGTCGTTTCTACATTGATCCTCCTGGTTTTGTTGACCGCCTTAATTCAAACCTTCCCTCTCAGATAAGGATCTTTGGTTACAAGCGTGTGACAGGTTCTTTTAATGCCAAGAAGTTCTGTGACCGGAGGAGGTATGTCTATCTCATTCCTGTGTTTGCTCTTGATCCAAGTTGTCACCGTGATAGAGAGACTGTCATGGCTAGTTTGGGATCTACAAACGAGCTTGTTAAATGTTTGGAGTGTTCTGAGAGAGGCCGAAAGGTGGTAGGATTAGTTGGCAACCGTAAGCACAATCTGGAACTCGAAGCCATGGATGTTGACGCTGGTATTTCATCAAACAGAGATGTTGTGCTTGATTCTGTAGTTGCAGAGGATGTGGAAGTTTCTCTGAGCAGAGGGGACGATGATCATTTAAATGGGGAGTCTGGGATTGATACTAAGGGTGAAGTTTTAGTTGATAGCACGGACCCTGAAACTGGTATTGAGAACGTGATTCCTGTTCAGGATGAGGATATGCCTTTGAACGGTGAATCTGTGAATAATTCAGACATTGTTgaggaagaaaaaatgaatggaGTGGATAAGTCTACTGGTGGAAGTAGGTTCTGTTACGGTGAGAAGGAGAGGGAGAGatttaataagattttaaatttttttgttgggaCTCACAATTTCCATAACTTCACCACCCGAACAAAAGCACAGGACCCTGCTGCTCGTCGTTACATTATTTCATTCAATGCTAACACTACTGTTGTAGTTGAGGGCATTGAGTTTGTAAAGTGTGAGGTTGTGGGACAGAGCTTCATGCTTCATCAGATACGGAAGATGATGGGGCTGGCAGTGGCAATAATGAGAAATTGTGCACCAGAATCACTTATCAATAAAGCTTTGCAGCA GGATGTGAACATTAATGTGCCTACTGCTCCTGAGGTTGGATTATATCTGGACGAAtgcttcttttcttcatataacCAGAAGTGGAAAGATAGCCATGAAGTGGTTTCAATGAAAGCATATGAGAAAGAAGCTGAGGAGTTCAAAATGAAGTACATATATTCCCATATTTCTTCAACGGAGCAGAAGGAAGGAACTGTTGCTCTTTGGTTGCATTCTTTAAACCATAGAAATTATCCCGATCTGCATGTTGTCAATGAGGAAGCCATCACTGATAACAAGAGTGCTGATCCTGAAGAAGCCATTTCTGATTACAAGACTGCTAATCCTGAAACTGATAACAAGAGTGCTGATTGTGAAGAAGCCATCACTGATAACAATAGTGTTGATCCTGAACAAGCCATTACTGATAACAAGAGTGCTGCTGATCCTGAAGTAGTAGTAACCGAGTGA
- the LOC106769568 gene encoding tRNA pseudouridine synthase A, mitochondrial isoform X2: MSTTTSDDEECKTAPGTKKRYKRRKVAIFFAYCGVGYQGMQKNPGAKTIEGDLEEALYVSGAVPEHDRGIPKRYDWARSARTDKGVSAVGQVVSGRFYIDPPGFVDRLNSNLPSQIRIFGYKRVTGSFNAKKFCDRRRYVYLIPVFALDPSCHRDRETVMASLGSTNELVKCLECSERGRKVVGLVGNRKHNLELEAMDVDAGISSNRDVVLDSVVAEDVEVSLSRGDDDHLNGESGIDTKGEVLVDSTDPETGIENVIPVQDEDMPLNGESVNNSDIVEEEKMNGVDKSTGGSRFCYGEKERERFNKILNFFVGTHNFHNFTTRTKAQDPAARRYIISFNANTTVVVEGIEFVKCEVVGQSFMLHQIRKMMGLAVAIMRNCAPESLINKALQQDVNINVPTAPEVGLYLDECFFSSYNQKWKDSHEVVSMKAYEKEAEEFKMKYIYSHISSTEQKEGTVALWLHSLNHRNYPDLHVVNEEAITDNKSADPEEAISDYKTANPETDNKSADCEEAITDNNSVDPEQAITDNKSAADPEVVVTE; encoded by the exons ATGTCCACCACAACTTCTGATGATGAAGAATGCAAAACTGCCCCTGGCACCAAGAAACGATACAAACGCCGTAAGGTTGCCATTTTCTTTGCTTATTGTGGTGTTGGCTATCAGGGTATGCAGAAAAACCCTGGTGCAAAGACCATTGAAGGTGACCTAGAAGAGGCCTTATATGTGTCTGGAGCTGTTCCTGAACATGATCGTGGAATTCCTAAACGATATGACTGGGCTCGCTCAGCTAGAACAGATAAAGGTGTTAGTGCTGTTGGTCAGGTTGTCTCCGGTCGTTTCTACATTGATCCTCCTGGTTTTGTTGACCGCCTTAATTCAAACCTTCCCTCTCAGATAAGGATCTTTGGTTACAAGCGTGTGACAGGTTCTTTTAATGCCAAGAAGTTCTGTGACCGGAGGAGGTATGTCTATCTCATTCCTGTGTTTGCTCTTGATCCAAGTTGTCACCGTGATAGAGAGACTGTCATGGCTAGTTTGGGATCTACAAACGAGCTTGTTAAATGTTTGGAGTGTTCTGAGAGAGGCCGAAAGGTGGTAGGATTAGTTGGCAACCGTAAGCACAATCTGGAACTCGAAGCCATGGATGTTGACGCTGGTATTTCATCAAACAGAGATGTTGTGCTTGATTCTGTAGTTGCAGAGGATGTGGAAGTTTCTCTGAGCAGAGGGGACGATGATCATTTAAATGGGGAGTCTGGGATTGATACTAAGGGTGAAGTTTTAGTTGATAGCACGGACCCTGAAACTGGTATTGAGAACGTGATTCCTGTTCAGGATGAGGATATGCCTTTGAACGGTGAATCTGTGAATAATTCAGACATTGTTgaggaagaaaaaatgaatggaGTGGATAAGTCTACTGGTGGAAGTAGGTTCTGTTACGGTGAGAAGGAGAGGGAGAGatttaataagattttaaatttttttgttgggaCTCACAATTTCCATAACTTCACCACCCGAACAAAAGCACAGGACCCTGCTGCTCGTCGTTACATTATTTCATTCAATGCTAACACTACTGTTGTAGTTGAGGGCATTGAGTTTGTAAAGTGTGAGGTTGTGGGACAGAGCTTCATGCTTCATCAGATACGGAAGATGATGGGGCTGGCAGTGGCAATAATGAGAAATTGTGCACCAGAATCACTTATCAATAAAGCTTTGCAGCA GGATGTGAACATTAATGTGCCTACTGCTCCTGAGGTTGGATTATATCTGGACGAAtgcttcttttcttcatataacCAGAAGTGGAAAGATAGCCATGAAGTGGTTTCAATGAAAGCATATGAGAAAGAAGCTGAGGAGTTCAAAATGAAGTACATATATTCCCATATTTCTTCAACGGAGCAGAAGGAAGGAACTGTTGCTCTTTGGTTGCATTCTTTAAACCATAGAAATTATCCCGATCTGCATGTTGTCAATGAGGAAGCCATCACTGATAACAAGAGTGCTGATCCTGAAGAAGCCATTTCTGATTACAAGACTGCTAATCCTGAAACTGATAACAAGAGTGCTGATTGTGAAGAAGCCATCACTGATAACAATAGTGTTGATCCTGAACAAGCCATTACTGATAACAAGAGTGCTGCTGATCCTGAAGTAGTAGTAACCGAGTGA